A region of the Flavobacteriaceae bacterium MAR_2010_188 genome:
AATGGCAAACTAAATTCCTTCATCAGTTACCAATTGACAAAGGACACTCCAAGACCAACCGTGGTTTGATAATGATTGTAATCGACCAAGGTTTCACCATAGCCCGTAAATATCTGTGCTTGAAAATTCAAATCGCGATTTATGGGATATAGATAATTAAATTCTAAGCTACCTCGATTGTCCTTAAATGTAAACGTATTTGTGCCAATGACGTAAAATCTGTGTTTGTTCAGTTTGTAAATAGCCATTACACTTCCATTGCCAATATAGTCGGTTATCATTGGGTTTTCATCTTCTTCATCATTAAGCCTAAACCATGGACTTAAAGTAAGTTGAAAGTTTTTACTTTCGAAAGCAAAATTAAATATAAACCGATTCCAACTTCTAGACCTCGGTAAATCACGACCATTAGACTGATGATTAAAGGTTACACCCGCCATTCTTAAATTAAGTCCGCCCAACTTAACATCTATAGGGAAATTAAGCATGAGTTCTGGTTCGTAATTTAACTCCCTAAAAGCCCGCGACAGTCCGGGATTATAAATTTGCCAATGGGCTTTCTGGGTATATCCGACCCACAGATCGGCAGCGCCAAATAAAAGTGATTGTGCAACTTTAGATTTAAAGCTCAACTGGAATTTTGCTTCGAAATTGTTGTATTCCTCAGGGACTGTTGTGGAGAAATCCGGATTTTCACTTTGTGGTAAGGTGTTAGGGTTACTAGACCAACGTCCTGCCGTGACGTATATAGGTCTATACGACGCAAGCTTAAAAGTACCTTGTCTGTTTTCTTTATCTAAATCCCATCTTTCTGAAAGAGATTTAAGTTCATCTTGATTTTCGATCGAGGTTTGCGCCTTAAGTGTGAAAAATGATGTAATAATTGATACAAATAGCAGGAATCTTTTAATCATAAATTTGAATTCGAGTAGTAAATATTGAAGTTGACAAAAGTACATTCAACTCCTGTAATTTCATCCTCTTTTAACGAGTTCAATTTTATGTCTATGATAGCTGAATCTTATTAACAAACTTTAATTTTGAAGGAGTTAAAATAGAAATTTTAATATAACGCTTTGCGCGCTAATCTACCTTTTTGAATACAGTTAAAATTCCTGAAGGATTTGAAAGTGTTAATCGGTTATTTTCAATTGAATACTGAGTTATCCCTTCTAACGCTTTTAAGAATTGCGCTTCCTTATTGGTTGGCTCACACATCATTTTTGTAGTGACGATATTGGTGAATCGAATTGATACTTTTTCAAAGAACAGTTTGCCATTAATCCGGTTACAACCTGCAAAGCCTAAAAATGTATTTTCTGTGGAATTGATTTCCATGGTTGGAAATTCATTGCTAAAATCTTCTTTGCTGATTGCTTTTCCATTCAAGCTTTCGAGCACCCAAAAATCATGCAATCGATAGTCAGTCTTATAATCGCCACAGCCTTCAAGATTTTTGAATTCTGAAGCATTTCCTTCTTTATAGGAAATAGACACTCTATAATTAGACACAATTCCAGACATTTCATTGATACATTCAACCTGAACAATTTGAATATTCATCTTACTCGATTCCGTTTCTAGGTCGTAACGTTTTACAATATGGTCCTGAGCTAAAATTGGATCGGCATATGGAAAGAAAATTGAATCCGACGGCGTTTTAAATTTTATCAAATCTTCAGAAATATCCAAGCTCCAAAATGGTTCGGTTCCGGTCGCAAAAAAATAAGTTCGCGATTCTTTTACTGTTGAATCGATTTTAGAGTTTCCCGCTTCATCTTCAACCTTAATCTGTTCTGTTTCGGACACCTTCGATTTACAACTTAGAACTAATAAAAACACGAACGGTATTCGAAATAAATTTTTCATCGATTGATGTTATTTCTAATTAATTAGAAACTTTTTTAAAGCGCATCATTGCAACCTCGTTCATCTTAAGAGTTAATTTTCCATCGGCATCAAAGCTATAGGTATCAATTTTTTGCATCATATCTCGAAAAACCTTCTCCCCTTCTCCACAGTACATCATGGTAGAAATGCCTGGCTCGCCAACTTTAAGCGACATTTCATTTAAAGCGTATGGCGCGGTATAACCATTGCAACCGCTATTGCCGGTAATTTGGTTTGTATCTTTTTCAAACGTAATTAGCGGTTTTTTATCCGGAAAAAGACCTTCAAAAGCAATCCGCGGGCCTGTAATATATTCCAATTCCCAGGTATTATTATAAAGTTGGTCTGTTTTGGACATGTCTTTAGTGGTACCACAAGCTGTAAAAAGGGCTATACAAAGAATGAATAAAATGGGCTGTATTTTCATAATAATAGAGAATTAATGGTTACTTATTTTTTAGTCGTGCCACTAGATATAAGGCAGCAAGTAATATCATGGCGAATACGCTGAGTATAATAAAATTAATCAAAACCTTTGTTAGTCCAATGCTCGCAACATCAATAAACGGATAGGGATAATAGCCAGAATATTGCCCTCTAACTATGATGAATATGAAATATATAACAGGATACAGCAGCCATCCAAAAAGATACCTAAGCTTTAAATTTTGAAATTTGACGTACAAAAACCAATACATCAGCGTATAGATTGGAATTACAGTATGTAGCAGTTCGTCAATGACCATTTGAAAACCTTTAGGTTCCCAAATAGAACGCAAAACAATCTGGTACACCAGACCCACGATTAATATAAAAGCAGTAATAGCGGTGAGCGCAGAGTCGTTCTTTATGAATTTTAAACTTCTACGGTTTATAATTTGGCTACTAAAATAAAGTGACACCAGAATATTGGTTAGGATGGTGAAAAAGCTAAAGAATCTGATAATGGTTTCAATAACGCCTGCCTGTCGATTAGTAATGATTAGAACCAATTGACCGAGCACCGCAAACCAGCCCAGAACAGTGCCGATAATACTGAGCAACTTTCTGCTCGGATTGCTTGTAGTAGCTGGAATTTTCTTAGACATACTTGACTCACCAATAGTTGAGTAAAATTAAAATGTTTTAGTTGAATTGGTATTACCTTTTTAAAAGACTTTTTAGATTGAAAAATCTTCTTAACATCTGAGTTTTTGATTCTTCATTCTGAAGTTTGAAAACGAAGTGACCGACTTAAAATTGAAGTTCTTGTTGATAAATAAAATTAGCACTCTCCTACTTCCAGAAAACTTATAAATAGCTTGTTAATACCTTATTTACAATTTTTATTATGCCTTGTGTAAGAAATTATTTCAGGTTGATTTAACAAAATATAAATCTTAAACACTATCTTGAAGAAAATTCTTATACAAAGATTATGAAAAACCTACTTTTTATCTTCGCCCAAATTGTGTTCGTTCTTCCCGTTTTAGCCCAAGAAACCGTACCAGATAATAACTACCTTAACATTACGCGTGAGGGATTCGGCGTTCACTCCGCCTACGACATGAATCTTGGTTTTGTAAATGGGAAGCCCATGACCGAAGGCTCTGCCTATTTTTTTAAAGATTGGAATACAAGCGGGACGGTATTTATAAAAGACAAAGGCATGGTAAAGCTAGAAAAAGTAAATATTAATCTTTACGATAATACGCTAGAGGCACTTTACGATGAAACTTCTGTTTTTACCTTTAATAGTGAGAATATCATTAAAATAGCAATCGATGATAAGGTTTTTAGATTCTTGGAAATCAACAAGGAAAAGAAAATTTTAGAATTGCTTTATAACGACAAATTCTCGGTTTATAAATATAATGATGTGCGTTATGCCAAGGCTTCCAAAGACCCGATGCGTGGTAGAATGTCCAATAAATTTATTACCAAGGAAGAATATTACCTTTATAAAGATGGTCAGCTTAGCGAATTAAAACTCTCCAAAAACGGCTTTTCCAAGATGTTTCAGTCTGAAAGTGTTAGTGAAGACGCCATCAAGGATTTTATTTCAAAAAACAGATTGTCCTTATATGAGGATGAAGAATTGCTGACGGCGCTAAAGTTTGTGAGTAACTAACTTCTAATAATTACTGAAGCAACTTTTACCAAGTCAGATTCGTTAATTTCCGGTTTAGGGGCAAGTGGATATAACTGTTTTCCTTCTCGAGCAATAAAGGCCGCCCGCCAATCTGCCCAAAGGGCTCCTGCAATATCCCAACCGTGGGCCGCGATGAGCATACAATCTTTTGGCTCCAATCCTATCTTTTTTGCCGCCCAATGATAGACATCGGTATGAGGTTTGTATTTTTTGATATCCTGAATACTTAGGGAAGCATGAAAAAAGTGAGTTAGATTGGCATTCTGTAATTGTTCCTTTACCGCATCATTGGTACCATTGGTAAGAGAGACCATTTTAAAACCTTTTTCTTTTAATAGGCTAAGGCCCTCTTTTACATCTGGATGTGCAGCAAGGGACCGCATTGGTTTTAACGCTTTTTTTGCTTCTTCTTCAGATAAATCCAAATCATTGCTAGCCGCGACCATCATTAAGGTAGCCGCTCCAATATCACCAAAATCTGAATAGGTTCCTGCAACGGTATGTACCAAAGAATAATGGAGCATTTTGGAAAACCAAAGTGGCACTAATTCATCTTTACCATTTAAAGCTTTACTTACCGATTGTTTAAGGTCTTTTAAATCTAAAAGCGTTTCGTTTACATCAAAAAATAAAACTTTAGGATGGTTGGATTGGTTATTCTTCATTTTGGTTTATTTAAGCAAGAAAAGTATATAATTTCTTTATGGAGTTCTGCAGCCAACGAAGCTATGTTTAGCTTAATCGGATGGAAATCGGCCTAAAAATATGTAGTTAAAATAAAAATGGGAAATGAGATTTAGTTATTTTACTTGAAATACCATACAATGTTGTATCGGTAGATTATCAATATTCTTTTCTAACTTAAAACCGTTCGCCTTTAGTTCTTTAACCGCTTGAGCTTCTGTCATCTTATGTAATTTTTTAATAGGGATATTTGGATCTTCGCCACGGTATTCTATCAAAAATAATTTCCCGTTGTGTCGTAAGGCTTTTTTAATGGAGGCAAGCATCTCTACCGGATAAGACAATTCATGGTAGACATCTACCATCAGAATTTTGTCTACACTATTTTCAGGAAGGTTATTGCTGTTTTCAGAGCCTTTAATAAGAGAAATGTTACTGATGCTTCTCTCCTCTTTTTTTTCGTTTATCGCATCTAACATTTTCTGCTGTATATCTACCGCATATATGAGTCCAGCGTTGGCCAGTGGCACCATTTTAAAAACATGATATCCGGAGCCTGCACCTATATCTGCAATGTTATCTCCAGGCTGAATGTCCATATTTTTTAACAATGTGGTGGTATTTTCTTCCTCTTCACGCTCGGAACGTTCCAGCCAAGTCATTCCTTGATATCCCATAACCTGAGCGATTTCACGGTCCAGGTAAAATTTTCCGGTTCCACCATAACTCCCAGTTTTATATGTGTAATTTGCCTCTGGCTGGGTATGTTGCCCTTTACACTGACCAAATATCGTTAGCAAAAAAACGGAGATTAAAAAATGTTTTAATATTCGCATATTGAGGTTTAAAGAATTCTTAATTATTATTCAATTTTGTCGCTAGATTTTCCATCTCCCCCACTCTTTTATCCAACATCCTAACCGCTTCTTCAGTTTTAGCGGTAGGTTTTGCATCAACGCTTTGCAACACATTTAATAAATAAAGAAGTTTTTCTTGCAGTCCCACGATGGTTTCAGATTCTAAATCGTTTTGCGAAATACTGCCGTATACCACATCACCATCGCTCGGTAATCCCTCTCCCCGAAATTTTTGTAACTTTTCTTTTTTGTCCGAATTTGCATCTATCTTTTTGTCAATCGCTTCCCTAATCGATTGTAGCTTTATATAATTGTTATAGCAGCTTAAAGTCAGCTTGGTTTGTAAATCCAGCGCTTCTGGACTTATTTCAGAACGTGGGTCTAGTTTTACGGTTATGGTTTGCTCGCTTACTTTTCCATCTACGGTCAGCTTTAACTTATAATTACCAGGAGCTACGAAAGGACCGGCTGGGCCACTTTCGGTATTATATTGTACCGCGGCAATTCCCAATGATCTGTTAGCTCCTTCGGGAGCGGCGTATCTTAGATTCCAGACAAAACGCTGAT
Encoded here:
- a CDS encoding phospholipase A1 — translated: MIKRFLLFVSIITSFFTLKAQTSIENQDELKSLSERWDLDKENRQGTFKLASYRPIYVTAGRWSSNPNTLPQSENPDFSTTVPEEYNNFEAKFQLSFKSKVAQSLLFGAADLWVGYTQKAHWQIYNPGLSRAFRELNYEPELMLNFPIDVKLGGLNLRMAGVTFNHQSNGRDLPRSRSWNRFIFNFAFESKNFQLTLSPWFRLNDEEDENPMITDYIGNGSVMAIYKLNKHRFYVIGTNTFTFKDNRGSLEFNYLYPINRDLNFQAQIFTGYGETLVDYNHYQTTVGLGVSFVNW
- a CDS encoding Heat shock protein HslJ; translated protein: MKNLFRIPFVFLLVLSCKSKVSETEQIKVEDEAGNSKIDSTVKESRTYFFATGTEPFWSLDISEDLIKFKTPSDSIFFPYADPILAQDHIVKRYDLETESSKMNIQIVQVECINEMSGIVSNYRVSISYKEGNASEFKNLEGCGDYKTDYRLHDFWVLESLNGKAISKEDFSNEFPTMEINSTENTFLGFAGCNRINGKLFFEKVSIRFTNIVTTKMMCEPTNKEAQFLKALEGITQYSIENNRLTLSNPSGILTVFKKVD
- a CDS encoding Heat shock protein HslJ; translated protein: MKIQPILFILCIALFTACGTTKDMSKTDQLYNNTWELEYITGPRIAFEGLFPDKKPLITFEKDTNQITGNSGCNGYTAPYALNEMSLKVGEPGISTMMYCGEGEKVFRDMMQKIDTYSFDADGKLTLKMNEVAMMRFKKVSN
- a CDS encoding 2-haloacid dehalogenase — its product is MKNNQSNHPKVLFFDVNETLLDLKDLKQSVSKALNGKDELVPLWFSKMLHYSLVHTVAGTYSDFGDIGAATLMMVAASNDLDLSEEEAKKALKPMRSLAAHPDVKEGLSLLKEKGFKMVSLTNGTNDAVKEQLQNANLTHFFHASLSIQDIKKYKPHTDVYHWAAKKIGLEPKDCMLIAAHGWDIAGALWADWRAAFIAREGKQLYPLAPKPEINESDLVKVASVIIRS
- a CDS encoding Methyltransferase domain-containing protein, whose product is MRILKHFLISVFLLTIFGQCKGQHTQPEANYTYKTGSYGGTGKFYLDREIAQVMGYQGMTWLERSEREEEENTTTLLKNMDIQPGDNIADIGAGSGYHVFKMVPLANAGLIYAVDIQQKMLDAINEKKEERSISNISLIKGSENSNNLPENSVDKILMVDVYHELSYPVEMLASIKKALRHNGKLFLIEYRGEDPNIPIKKLHKMTEAQAVKELKANGFKLEKNIDNLPIQHCMVFQVK